In the genome of Mercurialis annua linkage group LG8, ddMerAnnu1.2, whole genome shotgun sequence, the window TCTGTGTACTTGAAGATGTTAAAAGGGATGACACTTATCAAGATCAAAAAGCAGAAGCATGTCATCTCTTGGAGCTATAAgaatcatttgattttattttttatctgtATTTAATGATggccattttaaaaattactaatgAATTGAATTTAGCTTTGCAGAAAAAAGATCAAAAAATTCTAAATGCTATATCACTTGTTAGAACTGCAAAGGAAATATTGCAACAAATAAGAGATAATGGATGAAATAATttaagaacaaagggtcaacgcgccccctaaacttgtgacacaggttcatctaacccaatttatacttttttgagcaactaaccccaaaactctttatttttgggtcaataaccccataattgtatttttaaaatgcgtaaaatacaaattgaagGTGAGAGAtgcaaaacaataattaaatacttccctaattattgcggtataattatcctaaatctattttttgaaataaaaatataaattatggggttatttgacccaaataTGAAGAGTTTAtgagttagttgctcaaaaaagtataaattgggttagatgaccccgtgtcacaagttcagagggcacattgaccctttgttcaataaTTAATGCATAAGGTTTTTTCATTTTACAATAAGATCAAGATTACAATACCGAAGATGGAAGATGCATATGTTAAAGGAAGGTGTCGTAGAACTTCACATGTTAGTAATTTGCACCATTATCATATTGATATCCTTTATGCAGTATCTGACATGCAACTTTAAAAGCTCAATTTGAATTACTTGTTTGTGTTGCTTGCTGAGTCTAAAAGACTCATTTAGTGCGTTTAATGAGAAAAAGTTAATAAAGATGGTTGGATTCTATCCATGTGAGTTTTCTAGTATTTATATGATTGCTCTGAAAAATCAACTTGAAAACTATGTTTTGGATGTACGTAGGAATTATAGATTCAGTAATTTGAATAGAATAGGAGAGCTTTCAAGAAGGACGGTGAAGGTCAAGAAACATAATATTTACTCACAGCTTCACTGATGTATTTTAGTTTTATCAGTAGTTACAACAACCGTGGAGCAAACCTTTTTTTTTGCAATGAAATTGGTAAAGAGCGACTTACGAAATAAAATGAGTGCTTAATGGTTGAATGATCGTCTAGTAGCATACATCGAGAATGATGTTTATAATGGTATGAGTAACGatgtaattatttaatattttcaggATATGAAAATTCGTTGAGGACAATTataaaagattaatttattaattgttttattttaaaatttatatatatttatagtttaaatttttatggaCTCCACCATGCTAATTTTCTAGATCCGCCACTGCGACATGAGTAGTTAAGTTGTTTTTTTTGAGCTGAAACTTCCAATATAACTAAGTATTGAAATAggctttgaaaaaaaaaaattattgtataaCATAATGTTTACCAAAATTGAACTTGGAGTTAGAGGTGATATTCTCATATTAGtacattttattttcttaaagaCGTATTAGTTCCATCCTAAAAAGTTTAAGGGTTAATTTTACCCTTTTGCCTATCAAAACCTAGGGTTTGTTTTTTCagttattttatttcttattatttttttgtgctGAAACCAGTCGGGTCGATATGAATGAGTAAAGTTAGATAGATAAATTAGTTGTTGATGCTACTCATATTTCATTGAAATCATCAAATTCAGACTATGAATTCAATGGAAGAACAAGAACAGAAGGACAAGGAGGACGAGGAGATGGTGGATGGCCGGAAACAGGAGGCGGAGGCGGAGACAGAGGAGGAGCGGTTACCGGAGGAAATAGAGAGATTACCGGAGCAAGAGAAGCTTCAGTTACAAGAGGAAGCGGTGGAGGAGGTGGAGGATGTACAGTTGTTGAGAAATGAGGCGGAGAAACAGTCTGGTAGCGTGGGGGAGGTGGAAGAGGTGGCGGCGGTTGATGATAAGGGTGAATTAGAGTTACCAAAGGCGGAGGAGGTGGCAGAGGAGGAAGAGACGGCGGCGGAGGAGGTTGATAATTCGAAGTTACAGTTATTAGAAAAGGATGATAGTTTACAGTTACCGAAGGAGGAGGAACAAGTGCAGGAAGATGATTTTCCATTACGGGCGGAGGAGGCGGCAGCGACGGGGGAGGAGGAGGAGAAGTTACAGGAGGGTGGTGAGAATTCAGAGTTAGAGAAGGAGGAGGATGATGATTTGGAATTACAGAAGGAGGCGGCGGTGGAGGCGGCGGTGGAGGCGGATGAGGAGCAGTTACAAGAGGGTGCTGATGATATAGAGTTAGagaaggaggaggaggagggtGATGAGAATTTACAGAATCAGGTGGAGGCCGAGGAAGAGCAGTTACAGGAGGGTGGTGATGATATAGAGTTAGAGAAGGAGGATGAGGATGATGTTTTGAAATTACAGGAGGCGGAGGTGGAGGCAGAGGCCGAGGAGGAGCAGTTACATGAGGGTGGTGAAGAGTTAGAGTTAGAAAGGGAGGATGACGATGAGGTGGAGGATGAGGAGGAGGAAGATGGAGCTGAAATTGAAGAGGAAAATGGAAAGGAGGAAGATTTTAACCAGCAAGAGGAGATTCAACAACAGGACAATGGTTCACAACCAGCTGGAGACACTGGTCTTGTTGGTTCAGAAGATGCAGGGGGAGTAGATGTCCATATGGAGGATGCAGATGATGATGATTCATCACAGCTTGCTGGACATCATTCTCCTCATGCTGCTAATGATGCTGATGCAGGTGGTGGTGTTTCCGAAGAAGATACAGGAGGAGATGCTAATTTGGAGGATGTGGAAGCTGAACTGGAGGCTAATGTTGTGGATGAAAGTAAGGGGAAAAGGAAACGTGGGAAAATACAGGCGAATACTAGAACAACTCCACCTCAGAGGAAGAAAAAGGAAGAGGAAgatgtttgttttgtttgttatgATGGTGGCAGCCTTGTGCTTTGCGATCGTAGGTGAGTCTTCTACTTCAACTTGTGTACAGTTACATAGTGTGTATGTTTGTTTACGTAAAATCATGTTTGTCCTTTTAAGTTAAGATCATAGGTAAAACTTAGGAGTTGATTTTAGCTGTCTTGTATACCAAGTGTAAGTTTAGGTCTAGTGTATGTAGTTTCTGCCTGCACTTTTGCTGTTCACTTGCTTAATTATTTCGTCTGGTGTTGCAGGGGTTGCCCAAAGGCATATCACCCAGCTTGTATTAAAAGGGATGAGTCATTCTTTCAGTCAAAATCTAAATGGAATTGCGGTATGTCTCAGTGAAGGATTTGATTCTTCATGAATTCTGTTCATTgtttttggatatatttcggcTGCATACTCCCTGCATTGAATAGTATATTGCACAACTACATTGCAATGCTGGTTGGTTTTGTAGCAAGGATGGGCTATTATTTCAAAACCTTTATTTCTCATGTACAAAATcattactttgtttttttttaaaaaactttacttttatttttttatgtacaCAGACattcttttgatattttaaaactttGTGCTGCTAATATATGCAAGAACATTCAGGGATAATCCGAAATTGTGAGATTGGCGGGGCCaattttatgtaaaattttataagatgTCTGATCATCTGTTAAATCTTGTTTACTTATATTAAAAGAGCAGTTATTATTCTAATGCAATTTAGGTAATATTGAAGGAGCCAGTTTAAGAAATATATCTGAGCAAATAAATGCATCTCTGATAGACCAGAGCAAATTAGTTTCTAGAACTTGAAATGaccttttcatatttttagaccAGCCAAGGCCCCATTCTTGCCCCTTCCCAACCATTTTTTAAGAACATTCTTTTTTGCTTTTAATTTTGTGATGTACATTAGCTTCTTGCTATCTAATTATTGTTGCATTGCTTTTCCTGTAGCGATAAGTTGTATTACCCATCTTGGCACTTTATAACATATTCTATGCCACAGTTGTGTTCATATTTCTAAAGATTTGTGGTTGTCATGATGAATGTCaatgaaattttgagatttcaTTTGTTAACTTTTCAGTTAGGCGCCATCTAACTATCATATATTTTCAGATTGGCATATATGTAGCAGTTGTCAGAAAGCTTCACATTATATGTGTTATACTTGTGCATACTCTTTATGCAAAGCATGCACCAAAGATGCTGATTTTGTGTGCGTAAGAGGAACTAAAGGAATTTGTGGAGCTTGCATGAAAACCATAATGTTGATTGAAAATATTACACCAGAAAATACAGAGAAGGTATGTTGTATTCTCTCCCTATCTCTTTGGCTGGTTAGTTGATCTTCTTTCTTCATTGTGTCTGCAATACGAATCCAGTTATGGGACAGAAAACTGCATAATCTTCTCATTTTGATTATGCATGGTTTCAATTTTTTCCTTCATCTACTGTTTGAATCTTCCGAAAATTCTTTCATTTCTAGGAGTGGATTGATAAATTgctgtttcttttctttatgaTTGTGtcatttttggaatttttttctcTTGCATTTGCAGGCCCAAGTTGATTTTGACGACAAAACTAGCTGGGAGTATCTCTTCAGAGACTATTGGATTGACTTAAAAGCTAAATTGTCCATAACAGTGGATGAGCTAACTAGAGCTAAAAATCCGAGGAAAGGAGATGAGCCTGCTAAATCTAAGAATTCTGCGAAAGGGATCGGCAGCTCTGTTGCTCCCAAAGAGGTATCTTCAGGTGAGCTTTATCAGGTTGATGATGAGAAAGATGCTTCTGTAGACAATGGTGGAAATATGGAGGCAAATCGTTCTAAGAGAAGAAAAACTAGGGATCAGGTTAAGGTTCTTAAGAAGCAGAAGTCTCTAGTTAGGGAAGGTTCTGATGTGGATGAAGTCACTCCTTTGACTGAAGGTCCATGGGCAACAAAGGAGCTTTTAGAATTTGTTGCTCACATGAAAAATGGGGATACATCTGTGGTATCGCAATTTGATGTCCAGGCCCTTTTAGTAGAATACATTAAAAGAAATAATCTTCGCGATCCTCGCCAGAAAAGTCAAATTATTTGTGATTCAAGACTCAGAAACCTGTTTGGACAGCCACGCGTGGGGCATTTTGAAATGCTGAAGCTTCTTGAAAACCACTTTCTTATCAAAGAAAAGTCTCCTGCTGATGACGGTACTCGAGAGGGAGTTTCTGATGCCATTGATAGCGATGGAGAGGCTGCTGGAAGTAGCGATAGTCGTAATGATAGAAGACGTAAATCACGTAAAAAGTCAAAATCTCACATGAACCGCAATTCAGAAGAATATGCAGCAATAGATGTTCACAACATTAGCCTGGTATACCTAAAGCGTAGCCTATTAGAAAACCTGTTGGATGATACTGAGAAGTTTCATGAAAAGGTTGTTGGGTCATTTGTGCGAATTAGAATTTCGGGTGGTGATCAAAAGCAAAACATGTATAGGCTCGTTCCGGTTATaggtattatttatatgatcaTTACTCCTGTTTATTTTTCATGAAAGAGAAGaattttcttataataaatTGTTGAACATTATATTTTTGAAGCATAAGTTTACTGTTAAACTTTGATGATTCTTAATATAGGTACTAGCAAGGTGGATGAATCTTATAAAGTTGGCTCTAGAAAAACTGATATCATGGTTGAAATATTAAATCTGAACAAGAAAGAGACTGTATCAATTGATGGGATTTCAAATCAGGAATTTTCAGAGGTAAGAAATATTAGAATATATGTTgttatttttaagttttcaaAAGCTACGACTCCTTATTTTCGAACTCTAGTTTAGAGAAATAATTTTAGGTTCTTACTTTGTTCACCAATTTGAGCATTTCTCTGATGTAACATGAAATGTTTCTAGATTTCAGTTTAAGCTTGTAGAAGTTCCTTGCAATCTGTGCATAGTTAGATTCTTTGCTTTTGCCTATTCTCTCTAAGGGTCCCTTCTGCAAAATCCATTTGCTAAAACGCACACGAATGCACATCAAACAGTTGAGCATATCACAGCCTGTAGtgcattattttaaaatgttattgcTGTTAATAGTAACTAAACCTTGGTGACTGGCTATTTTGCTGTGTTGTAGCTAAAGTACTATGTT includes:
- the LOC126659838 gene encoding zinc finger CCCH domain-containing protein 19-like, which translates into the protein MNSMEEQEQKDKEDEEMVDGRKQEAEAETEEERLPEEIERLPEQEKLQLQEEAVEEVEDVQLLRNEAEKQSGSVGEVEEVAAVDDKGELELPKAEEVAEEEETAAEEVDNSKLQLLEKDDSLQLPKEEEQVQEDDFPLRAEEAAATGEEEEKLQEGGENSELEKEEDDDLELQKEAAVEAAVEADEEQLQEGADDIELEKEEEEGDENLQNQVEAEEEQLQEGGDDIELEKEDEDDVLKLQEAEVEAEAEEEQLHEGGEELELEREDDDEVEDEEEEDGAEIEEENGKEEDFNQQEEIQQQDNGSQPAGDTGLVGSEDAGGVDVHMEDADDDDSSQLAGHHSPHAANDADAGGGVSEEDTGGDANLEDVEAELEANVVDESKGKRKRGKIQANTRTTPPQRKKKEEEDVCFVCYDGGSLVLCDRRGCPKAYHPACIKRDESFFQSKSKWNCDWHICSSCQKASHYMCYTCAYSLCKACTKDADFVCVRGTKGICGACMKTIMLIENITPENTEKAQVDFDDKTSWEYLFRDYWIDLKAKLSITVDELTRAKNPRKGDEPAKSKNSAKGIGSSVAPKEVSSGELYQVDDEKDASVDNGGNMEANRSKRRKTRDQVKVLKKQKSLVREGSDVDEVTPLTEGPWATKELLEFVAHMKNGDTSVVSQFDVQALLVEYIKRNNLRDPRQKSQIICDSRLRNLFGQPRVGHFEMLKLLENHFLIKEKSPADDGTREGVSDAIDSDGEAAGSSDSRNDRRRKSRKKSKSHMNRNSEEYAAIDVHNISLVYLKRSLLENLLDDTEKFHEKVVGSFVRIRISGGDQKQNMYRLVPVIGTSKVDESYKVGSRKTDIMVEILNLNKKETVSIDGISNQEFSEDECRRLRQSIKCGLIKRMKVGEVQEKAMALQSVKVNDWLQAEIARLNHLRDRASETGRRKELRECVEKLDLLKSPKERQRRLHEIPDVHMDPNMDPSHESEEDAGDSDDTKQVDHVRPRGTGFGRRPLDRNSSFREGDQNSPGNRSQKNMATASEQSRHITTPPSVNRESKWSQGWGPSGLNNHNGAKSQLSPTGVSTSDWSTRPAVRTESHPVAAPIAIPSPHSSAREVLNSDFETEKIWHYRDPSGNNQGPFTIIQLRKWNAKGHFPAQFRVWKTNANQEEAILLSDILDGRFPRRL